The Desulfuromonadaceae bacterium genome includes a region encoding these proteins:
- a CDS encoding M48 family metallopeptidase translates to MRSSQIEVHGIAVEIVRKKIKNLHLRVSPAAGRVRVSAPLRVDDAVVRELVNARLDWIRDHQSRIAARPLRPRLELVSGEQVDYLEDSYCLNVCAVAGRPRAELVERTLHLLVPPGSDRAQRMAVLECWYRRQLKELIPPRLRHWERVLDVEAAEWGVKRMKTRWGTCNIGARRIWLNLALIRQPAVCLDYILVHELTHLLERGHNARFRQLMDRFLPQWRHPDALLRKCSLRDEA, encoded by the coding sequence ATGAGATCAAGCCAGATTGAGGTGCACGGCATCGCGGTTGAGATCGTGCGCAAAAAGATCAAAAATCTTCACTTGCGCGTCTCGCCAGCGGCGGGGAGGGTGCGGGTTTCGGCCCCGTTGCGGGTCGATGACGCGGTGGTGCGCGAGCTGGTGAACGCCCGCCTCGACTGGATTCGGGACCATCAGTCGCGGATTGCGGCGCGGCCACTTCGGCCACGGCTGGAGCTGGTCAGTGGCGAGCAGGTCGATTATCTCGAGGATAGTTATTGTCTTAACGTCTGCGCTGTTGCCGGTCGACCGCGAGCCGAGCTGGTTGAGCGGACGCTGCACCTGCTGGTTCCGCCGGGGAGCGACCGCGCACAGCGCATGGCGGTGCTGGAGTGCTGGTATCGTCGCCAGCTGAAAGAACTGATCCCGCCACGGTTGCGGCACTGGGAGAGGGTCCTTGATGTCGAGGCGGCAGAGTGGGGGGTGAAGCGCATGAAAACGCGCTGGGGGACGTGCAATATCGGCGCGCGCCGGATCTGGCTCAACCTGGCGCTGATCCGGCAACCGGCGGTCTGCCTCGACTATATCCTCGTTCATGAACTGACCCATCTGCTCGAACGCGGGCATAATGCGCGCTTTCGCCAGCTGATGGACCGTTTTCTGCCGCAGTGGCGGCACCCTGACGCGCTGTTGCGAAAATGTTCCCTGCGCGATGAGGCGTAG
- a CDS encoding type II toxin-antitoxin system prevent-host-death family antitoxin, with protein sequence MDAISYTNARSNLAKTMEKVCTDHDPVIITRRNESSVVMMSLEDFQALEETAYLLKSPKNARRLLESIAQLESGDGTERELSL encoded by the coding sequence ATGGATGCTATTTCGTACACCAACGCTCGAAGCAATTTAGCAAAAACAATGGAAAAAGTATGCACCGACCATGACCCCGTCATTATTACGCGTCGCAACGAAAGCTCGGTCGTTATGATGTCTCTTGAAGATTTTCAGGCTCTTGAAGAAACCGCATATTTACTCAAAAGCCCGAAAAATGCTCGACGTCTTTTGGAGTCGATTGCCCAGTTGGAATCAGGGGACGGCACTGAGCGGGAGCTTTCTCTGTGA
- a CDS encoding type II toxin-antitoxin system Phd/YefM family antitoxin yields MRTISISNDIVPIAEFKTNISKWFKTLQTSGHPLIITQNSKPAGVLLSAADYDELVYRKSFLDSVERGITDVESGRTQTTDELRKTLRARRSAGNP; encoded by the coding sequence ATGAGAACTATTTCAATCAGCAATGACATTGTCCCAATTGCAGAATTTAAAACCAATATTTCCAAGTGGTTCAAAACACTTCAGACATCCGGACACCCACTTATCATTACCCAAAACAGCAAACCAGCTGGTGTACTGTTGTCCGCTGCGGATTACGATGAATTGGTTTACCGAAAATCTTTTCTTGATTCTGTTGAGAGAGGGATTACAGACGTTGAAAGCGGGCGTACACAAACTACAGACGAACTACGAAAAACCCTGCGAGCCAGAAGAAGTGCGGGTAATCCATGA
- a CDS encoding c-type cytochrome, whose product MNDLFKNLTIILTLMCLACSPEQPQYPALTPPENFANLQNIKIGAELFRQKCASCHGRSGEGRSLRADFFQPPAPDFSAPFYQDVDPAYLFWRIRTGKTVEPWQSQGSVMPAWNDHLDAAQVWRLVAYLRSRSR is encoded by the coding sequence ATGAACGATCTTTTCAAAAACCTGACGATTATCCTTACGCTGATGTGCCTTGCCTGCTCCCCCGAGCAACCGCAGTACCCTGCCCTCACCCCCCCGGAAAACTTTGCAAACCTGCAAAACATAAAAATCGGGGCGGAACTGTTCAGACAAAAATGCGCATCCTGCCACGGTCGTTCCGGTGAAGGGCGCTCCTTGCGTGCTGATTTCTTCCAGCCACCGGCACCCGACTTCTCGGCACCCTTCTACCAAGATGTCGATCCGGCGTATCTGTTCTGGCGCATCCGCACTGGAAAAACGGTCGAGCCGTGGCAATCGCAGGGATCAGTGATGCCCGCCTGGAACGATCACCTGGACGCTGCACAGGTCTGGCGGCTGGTGGCTTATTTACGCAGCCGCAGCAGGTGA
- a CDS encoding NAD(P)-dependent oxidoreductase, giving the protein MLNFDELEKGFSEEEALAEARRCLKCKNPQCVGGCPIENRIPEIIAAIEARDYTIAIDIINRNSNLAIICARVCPHNEQCEGSCILSRKGEGIQISKLERFLAEKEMELALNRLRGKVAIIGSGPAGLSVAAILAKQNYRVTIFEAHSKAGGVLRYGIPEYRLPNEVVDKQIEIIRNLGVRMETEVVIGDDLTIDQLFAMGYQAIFIGTGTGLAKKLGIPGEELSGAMQAIYFLETVALIQDGSLTDSLAPVVRGDRVVVIGAGNVAVDAARTALRLGAASVMTVDIVPEKERRSSDKEYAEALHEGVTFSFETSVTRIHGDTAVSGVTLQRFERRLAGRESTIVPLPGTEQRVACDKVIIAVGQKPFARIVSTTTGIKTSETGYVLTESEPFYGMTTRAGVFAAGDVVHEPKTVILAMREGRLVAEAIDAYLQRPKQR; this is encoded by the coding sequence ATGCTTAATTTTGACGAACTGGAAAAAGGGTTCAGCGAAGAAGAAGCGCTGGCCGAGGCACGGCGCTGTCTCAAATGCAAGAATCCGCAGTGTGTCGGCGGCTGCCCGATCGAGAATCGTATCCCGGAGATTATTGCGGCAATCGAAGCGCGCGATTACACCATCGCCATCGATATCATCAACCGGAACAGCAACCTCGCCATCATCTGCGCCCGCGTCTGTCCGCACAATGAACAGTGTGAAGGGTCGTGCATCCTCAGCCGCAAGGGAGAGGGAATCCAGATCAGCAAACTGGAGCGATTCCTCGCCGAGAAGGAGATGGAACTGGCACTGAACCGGCTGCGCGGCAAGGTGGCCATTATCGGTTCCGGCCCGGCCGGATTGTCGGTGGCGGCGATTCTCGCCAAACAGAACTATCGGGTCACGATCTTTGAAGCCCACTCCAAGGCGGGCGGGGTCCTGCGTTACGGCATACCTGAATACCGTCTCCCCAATGAGGTGGTGGACAAGCAGATCGAAATCATCCGCAATCTCGGTGTGCGCATGGAGACCGAGGTCGTCATCGGCGACGATCTGACCATCGATCAGCTCTTCGCCATGGGCTATCAGGCGATCTTCATCGGCACCGGCACTGGCCTGGCAAAAAAACTCGGGATTCCCGGAGAAGAGCTGAGTGGTGCCATGCAGGCGATCTATTTCCTGGAGACGGTGGCTCTGATTCAGGATGGCAGCCTGACCGACAGCCTCGCCCCGGTCGTTCGCGGCGATCGGGTTGTGGTCATCGGTGCCGGCAATGTTGCCGTCGACGCCGCCCGCACCGCCCTGCGCCTCGGCGCGGCCAGTGTCATGACGGTCGATATCGTCCCCGAAAAGGAACGGCGCTCAAGTGACAAGGAGTATGCAGAGGCGCTGCACGAGGGGGTCACCTTCAGCTTTGAAACGAGTGTCACCCGGATTCACGGCGACACCGCCGTCTCCGGGGTAACGCTGCAACGATTTGAGCGCCGTCTGGCGGGGCGCGAAAGCACCATTGTGCCCCTCCCCGGCACCGAACAGCGCGTTGCGTGTGACAAGGTCATTATCGCCGTCGGGCAAAAACCTTTTGCGCGCATCGTCTCTACCACCACCGGGATCAAGACCAGCGAAACCGGCTACGTGCTCACCGAAAGTGAACCATTCTACGGCATGACCACCCGCGCCGGCGTCTTTGCCGCAGGCGATGTGGTGCATGAGCCGAAAACGGTGATCCTCGCCATGCGTGAAGGGCGTCTGGTCGCCGAAGCTATCGATGCCTATTTGCAGCGACCGAAGCAGCGGTAA
- a CDS encoding Txe/YoeB family addiction module toxin, whose translation MKPIFSKNAWEDYQYWLKTDSKIHNRVNALIQDIQRSPFSGVGKPEALKHGLSGYWSRRINDEHRIVYKVDGAAVFIAQLRYHY comes from the coding sequence GTGAAACCCATTTTTTCCAAAAATGCATGGGAAGATTACCAGTATTGGCTGAAGACTGACAGTAAAATCCACAACCGGGTGAACGCATTGATTCAGGACATCCAGCGTTCACCTTTTTCTGGCGTCGGCAAGCCCGAAGCGCTGAAGCATGGTTTGTCGGGCTATTGGTCCAGACGAATCAACGATGAGCACAGAATCGTTTATAAAGTTGATGGCGCGGCTGTATTTATTGCTCAACTTCGTTACCATTACTGA
- a CDS encoding type II toxin-antitoxin system RelE/ParE family toxin, with protein MSVTWSQEAGENLVDIEEFIARDSVERAVRIVDALIDHTEEILADNPRSGRTVPETGSPDIRELIYRGYRIVYRLNGDRIEILTVFEGHRLLRLSESGD; from the coding sequence ATGAGCGTAACATGGTCACAGGAAGCTGGTGAAAATCTGGTTGATATCGAGGAGTTTATTGCACGTGACAGTGTAGAGCGCGCTGTTCGGATTGTTGATGCCCTCATTGACCATACTGAAGAAATTTTGGCTGACAATCCAAGAAGCGGAAGGACTGTGCCAGAAACAGGTAGTCCTGATATTCGAGAGCTTATTTACCGAGGATATCGCATTGTCTACCGATTGAATGGTGATCGAATTGAAATACTTACCGTTTTTGAAGGGCATCGACTATTGAGACTGAGCGAATCAGGTGATTAG